A genomic segment from Candidatus Effluviviaceae Genus I sp. encodes:
- a CDS encoding DNA replication/repair protein RecF, protein MWLKALRLEDFRVFARLELELVPGLNFLYGPNGSGKTSILEAVSWLAVSRSLRGASESEVVRWGTRRFGVGGECADGERRTTIVLRYERGGTREVTVDGAPLAKLSELVGVLRVSWFGPEDTAITKGGPAERRRLLDLALCQADHAYLAALADYRRALRQRNEALLAWGSDDDADALVDVWTEQLVRSGSRVVATRLGFLPAFGERVSAAHAAIAPGDSITLSYRSSIAPPAGDASGTPDEGRGAVEWSADEARTAQAFRDALRRVADEERRRGLTLVGPHRDDLDVRLNERSLRSFGSQGQHRTAAIALKLGEAAMLAQDGRGVTVLLDDVASELDDRRSSALVEFVGGVGQALMTSTRPLPGTPGVACAALRVERGEVARA, encoded by the coding sequence GTGTGGCTGAAGGCGCTCCGGCTCGAGGACTTCAGGGTGTTCGCGCGCCTCGAGCTTGAGCTCGTGCCGGGCCTGAACTTCCTCTACGGCCCGAACGGGTCCGGCAAGACGAGCATCCTGGAAGCGGTCTCGTGGCTCGCCGTCTCGCGCTCGCTGCGCGGAGCGTCGGAGAGCGAGGTCGTGAGGTGGGGGACGAGGCGCTTCGGCGTGGGCGGCGAGTGCGCCGACGGCGAGCGCCGAACGACGATCGTCCTTCGCTACGAGAGGGGCGGCACGCGGGAGGTGACGGTCGACGGTGCGCCGCTCGCGAAGCTGTCCGAGCTCGTGGGTGTCCTTCGGGTCTCGTGGTTCGGTCCGGAGGACACCGCGATCACGAAGGGCGGCCCCGCGGAGCGGCGGCGGCTGCTCGACCTTGCGCTCTGTCAGGCCGACCACGCGTATCTCGCGGCCCTCGCGGACTACCGCCGGGCGCTGAGGCAGCGCAACGAGGCGCTGCTGGCGTGGGGCTCGGACGACGACGCGGACGCGCTCGTCGACGTCTGGACCGAGCAGCTCGTGAGGAGCGGAAGCCGGGTGGTCGCGACGAGGCTGGGGTTCCTTCCCGCGTTCGGGGAGCGCGTCTCGGCCGCGCACGCGGCGATCGCGCCCGGGGACAGCATCACGCTCTCGTACAGGAGCTCGATCGCCCCGCCGGCCGGCGATGCCTCCGGAACACCCGACGAAGGACGAGGGGCGGTGGAGTGGAGCGCCGACGAGGCCCGGACGGCGCAGGCCTTCCGGGACGCGCTCCGCAGGGTGGCCGACGAGGAGCGCCGCCGCGGGCTCACGCTCGTGGGCCCGCACCGCGACGACCTCGACGTGCGGCTCAACGAGCGGTCCCTGAGGTCGTTCGGGTCCCAGGGGCAGCACCGCACCGCGGCGATCGCGCTCAAGCTGGGGGAGGCGGCGATGCTCGCTCAGGACGGCCGCGGCGTGACCGTGCTGCTCGACGACGTCGCGTCCGAGCTTGACGATCGGAGATCGTCCGCTCTCGTCGAGTTCGTCGGAGGCGTCGGCCAGGCGCTCATGACCTCGACACGCCCACTGCCCGGGACGCCGGGCGTCGCGTGCGCCGCGCTGCGCGTGGAGCGCGGGGAGGTCGCACGGGCTTGA
- a CDS encoding DUF721 domain-containing protein, producing the protein MSKALPISDVLAAVVRNLGLSRKLSEHRAVVDWEDIVGARVAEHARALRVDSGLLFVGVDSSVWAQELTLMKQRILRELRSRVGEGVINDVHFVLGGARPYGASGIGGTEAEDHGKTHG; encoded by the coding sequence TTGAGCAAGGCGCTCCCGATCTCGGACGTGCTCGCCGCGGTCGTGCGGAACCTCGGGCTTTCGAGGAAGCTGTCCGAGCACCGCGCGGTCGTGGACTGGGAGGACATCGTCGGGGCGCGCGTCGCGGAGCACGCGCGCGCGCTGCGGGTGGACTCCGGCCTCCTGTTCGTCGGCGTCGACAGCAGCGTGTGGGCCCAGGAGCTCACGCTCATGAAGCAGAGGATCCTCCGTGAGCTGCGCAGTCGGGTCGGGGAGGGTGTGATCAACGACGTGCACTTCGTGCTTGGAGGAGCGAGGCCCTATGGCGCCTCCGGTATCGGCGGCACAGAAGCAGAGGACCATGGCAAGACCCACGGATAG